Proteins encoded in a region of the Uloborus diversus isolate 005 chromosome 1, Udiv.v.3.1, whole genome shotgun sequence genome:
- the LOC129230725 gene encoding cuticle protein 10.9-like — MLLQIVTVCTLASLVAAQYGPAGLAKQDEAQYPPQPYQFGYEAQDETGSSSFRRESGDANGRVQGSYGYKDHQGIERIVEYVADQNGYRAQVKTNEPGTESKSPADIELYANPILVNYVPQPSRYQPEKPY; from the exons ATCGTCACTGTGTGCACATTAGCCAGTCTGGTTGCCGCCCAGTACGGCCCAGCGGGTCTTGCAAAGCAAGATGAAGCTCAG TATCCACCCCAGCCATATCAATTCGGATATGAGGCCCAAGACGAGACTGGCAGCAGTTCCTTCAGGAGGGAGTCCGGAGATGCCAACGGTAGAGTACAAGGCTCCTATGGATACAAGGACCACCAGGGCATCGAAAGGATAGTCGAGTACGTGGCTGACCAGAACGGATACAGGGCACAG GTTAAGACAAACGAGCCTGGCACTGAGAGCAAGAGCCCCGCCGACATCGAGCTCTACGCTAACCCTATCCTGGTGAATTATGTTCCACAGCCCTCTAGGTACCAGCCCGAAAAGCCCTATTAG